The DNA window CGGCCCACTTGGCGGGGGACAGGCCGGGCTCCAGGTGCACCTGCCTGGCCACGAGGGTCGTGCCCTCGCGGGCCGGATCGACCCGGCCGATCAGCCGGCCCCCGGCCAGCACCGGCATCGTGAAGTAGCCGTGCACCCGCTTGTGCTTGGGGACGTAGAGCTCCAGCGTGTAGCTGAAGCCGAAGATCCGCTCGGTGCGGCCCCGGTGCCAGATGAGGGAGTCGAACGGCGAGACCAGCGTGGTGCGGTGCCGGCCGCGCGGCTCGCTCGCCAGCGCGGCGGGATCGGCCCAGGCGTTGGCCTGGCCCTTCTTGCCCGGCCAGCCCGCGACGGTCACCGGCGTCAGCCCGGCCGCCCCGCTGAGCAGGGCCTCGTCCAGGATCGCCGCGAAGCGCCCCTTCAGGCGGAGGAAGTCGATCAGGTCGGTGCGGTTGGCCACGCCCAGCGAGCGCCCGGCGATGCCGGCCAGCCGTACGACGCACTCCTCGTCCGTCAGGTCCTGGCCGAGCAGGTCGGCGGGGATCGCGCGCTCGGCCAGGTCATAGACGCGGCGCCAGCCGGTGCGGCGGGTGCAGACCAGCTCGCCGATGTCCAGCAGCCACTCCAGACCGATCTTGGAGTCGGACCAGTCCCACCACGGGCCGCCGTTCTTGGCGCCGCCGACGTCGGAGGTCATCACCGGGCCCGAGTCGCGCACCTGGCCGAGCAGCTTGTCGACGCTGTCGGGGACCTCGTGCCAGCGGTATCTGCGCTCGCGGTAGGCGCGGCGGCGGAAGGAGTAGAGGGGCCAGTGCTCGACGGGCAGGATGCAGGCCGCGTGGCACCAGTACTCGAAGCTTCGCGCCGGGTCGTGCCAGTAGGCCCGCTCCACCGCGGACCTGCTCACCGCGCCCAGGCGGGCGTACGCGACCAGCTCGTGGGAGCGCGCCAGGACCGAGATGGTGTCGAGCTGTACGGCGCCCAGCCTGCGCAGCATGGCGTGCACCCCGCCCTTG is part of the Nonomuraea coxensis DSM 45129 genome and encodes:
- a CDS encoding winged helix-turn-helix domain-containing protein; the protein is MHRPEDPQDLLDDAQALDTDPDTGLVTGLDTGDASPGAPAPAAGAPSVAQVSAVATAGAAAASERKPLLPGSPSPAIGAPPAPGGAVELSLDDARRLILRAQGLLGADARKGGVHAMLRRLGAVQLDTISVLARSHELVAYARLGAVSRSAVERAYWHDPARSFEYWCHAACILPVEHWPLYSFRRRAYRERRYRWHEVPDSVDKLLGQVRDSGPVMTSDVGGAKNGGPWWDWSDSKIGLEWLLDIGELVCTRRTGWRRVYDLAERAIPADLLGQDLTDEECVVRLAGIAGRSLGVANRTDLIDFLRLKGRFAAILDEALLSGAAGLTPVTVAGWPGKKGQANAWADPAALASEPRGRHRTTLVSPFDSLIWHRGRTERIFGFSYTLELYVPKHKRVHGYFTMPVLAGGRLIGRVDPAREGTTLVARQVHLEPGLSPAKWAGALADALWSAAEWVGCDSVRVERADPPELVPILNAPR